A single genomic interval of Pan paniscus chromosome 18, NHGRI_mPanPan1-v2.0_pri, whole genome shotgun sequence harbors:
- the LOC129394185 gene encoding nuclear pore complex-interacting protein family member B7-like isoform X1: MFCCLGYEWLSGGCKTWHPAWVINTLAVYRHRETDFCGGVRDHPGQHGKTPSPQKLDNLIIIIIEFLRPYTFTILFCTNYLCVSFLKTIFWSRNGHDGSTDVQQSAWRSNRRRQEGNKIGLKDVITPWRHVERKFRAKIHKGKVTTKINHHDKINGKRKTARKQKMFQRAQELRRRAEDYHKCKIPPSARKPLCNWVRMAAAEHRHSSGLPYWPYLTAETLKNRMGHQPPPPTQQRSITDNSLSLKTPPECLLRPLPPSVDDNIKECPLAPLPPSPLPPSVDDNLNECLLIPLPPSPLPPSVDDNLNECLLIPLPPSPLPASVDDNLKTPPLATQEAEAEKPPKPKRWRVDEVEQSLNPKRRRLSKLRTRHCTQAWAIRINPWVEKKKKIKK; encoded by the exons atgttttgttgcttaggatatgaatggctgagcggaggctgtaaaacctggcaccctgcttgg gttatcaatactctggctgTCTATCGTCATCGTGAGACTGACTTTTgtggaggagttcgagaccaccctggccaacatggcaaaaccccatctccacaaaaattggATAATTTGATAATTATCATTATTGAGTTTCTGAGACCTTACACATTTACCATTCTCTTCTGCACAAATTACCTTTgt gtGTCTTTCCTGAAGACTATCTTCTGGTCTCGAAATGGACATGATGGATCCACGGATGTACAGCAGAGTGCCTGGAGGTCCAACCGACGTAGACAAGAAG gaaataaaattggCCTGAAAGACGTCATTACTCCATGGAGACATgtggaaagaaaatttagagCGAAAATCCATAAGGGGAAGGTGACAACGAAAATCAACCATCAtgacaaaatcaatggaaagaggaagaccgccagaaaaca GAAAATGTTTCAACGTGCACAAGAGTTGCGGCGGCGGGCAGAGGACTACCACAAATGCAAA ATCCCCCCTTCTGCAAGAAAGCCTCTTTGCAACTgg GTCAGAATGGCGGCAGCGGAGCATCGTCATTCTTCAGGATTGCCCTACTGGCCCTACCTCacagctgaaactttaaaaaacaggatggGCCACCAGCCACCTCCTCCAACTCAACAACGTTCTATAACGGataactccctgagcctcaagacACCTCCCGAATGTCTCCTTCGtccccttccaccctcagtggatgataatatcAAGGAGTGTcctcttgctcctcttccaccctctcctcttccaccctcagtggatgataatctgaacgAGTGTCTCCTtatccctcttccaccctctcctcttccaccctcagtggatgataatctgaacgAGTGTCTCCTtatccctcttccaccctctcctcttccagcctcagtggatgataatctcaagactcctcccttagctactcaggaggccgaggcggaaaaaccacccaaacccaagaggtggagggtggATGAGGTGGAACAATCACTGAaccccaagaggcggaggttgagtaagctgagaacacgccattgcactcaagcctgggcaataagaataaATCCGTGggtcgaaaaaaagaaaaaaatcaaaaaataa
- the LOC129394185 gene encoding nuclear pore complex-interacting protein family member B9-like isoform X2, with protein MHTKKRVSSFPGNKIGLKDVITPWRHVERKFRAKIHKGKVTTKINHHDKINGKRKTARKQKMFQRAQELRRRAEDYHKCKIPPSARKPLCNWVRMAAAEHRHSSGLPYWPYLTAETLKNRMGHQPPPPTQQRSITDNSLSLKTPPECLLRPLPPSVDDNIKECPLAPLPPSPLPPSVDDNLNECLLIPLPPSPLPPSVDDNLNECLLIPLPPSPLPASVDDNLKTPPLATQEAEAEKPPKPKRWRVDEVEQSLNPKRRRLSKLRTRHCTQAWAIRINPWVEKKKKIKK; from the exons atgcacacaaagaaaagagtttcttcctttccaggaaataaaattggCCTGAAAGACGTCATTACTCCATGGAGACATgtggaaagaaaatttagagCGAAAATCCATAAGGGGAAGGTGACAACGAAAATCAACCATCAtgacaaaatcaatggaaagaggaagaccgccagaaaaca GAAAATGTTTCAACGTGCACAAGAGTTGCGGCGGCGGGCAGAGGACTACCACAAATGCAAA ATCCCCCCTTCTGCAAGAAAGCCTCTTTGCAACTgg GTCAGAATGGCGGCAGCGGAGCATCGTCATTCTTCAGGATTGCCCTACTGGCCCTACCTCacagctgaaactttaaaaaacaggatggGCCACCAGCCACCTCCTCCAACTCAACAACGTTCTATAACGGataactccctgagcctcaagacACCTCCCGAATGTCTCCTTCGtccccttccaccctcagtggatgataatatcAAGGAGTGTcctcttgctcctcttccaccctctcctcttccaccctcagtggatgataatctgaacgAGTGTCTCCTtatccctcttccaccctctcctcttccaccctcagtggatgataatctgaacgAGTGTCTCCTtatccctcttccaccctctcctcttccagcctcagtggatgataatctcaagactcctcccttagctactcaggaggccgaggcggaaaaaccacccaaacccaagaggtggagggtggATGAGGTGGAACAATCACTGAaccccaagaggcggaggttgagtaagctgagaacacgccattgcactcaagcctgggcaataagaataaATCCGTGggtcgaaaaaaagaaaaaaatcaaaaaataa